The proteins below come from a single Salinilacihabitans rarus genomic window:
- a CDS encoding helix-turn-helix domain-containing protein, with the protein MSTIAEFRIPAADSVMSATFERAPEATFEFESSVSKSLPSLWVSGVDPGTIEPAFEADPSIESSELLVETDDRLLYDVEYADSVHLYDDLLADGGSLLDVYGADGWWRIKMRFRNREELGRTHDRLVERGVNADLARVTNVERLTTADTQLTAEQQEALEAALEYGYFEIPRGISMEDLAAELGISHQALSERLRRAYETLVDAELRVQNEPPNTES; encoded by the coding sequence ATGTCGACGATCGCCGAGTTCCGTATCCCGGCGGCCGACAGCGTGATGTCGGCCACGTTCGAGCGCGCGCCGGAGGCTACGTTCGAGTTCGAGTCCTCCGTGTCGAAGTCGCTCCCGTCGCTGTGGGTCTCCGGCGTCGACCCGGGTACGATCGAACCGGCGTTCGAGGCCGACCCGTCGATCGAGTCGTCCGAACTGCTCGTCGAGACCGACGACCGCCTGCTGTACGACGTCGAGTACGCCGACTCCGTCCATCTGTACGACGACCTGCTGGCCGACGGCGGGTCGCTGCTCGACGTCTACGGCGCCGACGGCTGGTGGCGGATCAAGATGCGATTTCGGAACCGGGAGGAACTCGGCCGGACCCACGACCGCCTCGTCGAGCGTGGCGTGAACGCCGACCTCGCGCGCGTGACGAACGTCGAGCGGCTGACGACCGCCGACACGCAACTGACGGCCGAACAGCAGGAGGCGCTCGAAGCGGCCCTCGAGTACGGCTACTTCGAGATCCCGCGGGGCATCTCGATGGAGGACCTCGCGGCGGAACTCGGGATCTCCCACCAGGCGCTCTCCGAGCGCCTGCGACGGGCCTACGAGACGCTGGTCGACGCCGAGTTGCGGGTGCAAAACGAGCCGCCGAACACGGAGAGCTAG